One window of the Brevundimonas goettingensis genome contains the following:
- the nadA gene encoding quinolinate synthase NadA, whose product MADGMFGLSERTARETAPVWEKVKDHVTPIEWPSQAELIVEINRLKKERDAVILAHNYMTPEIFHGVGDYVGDSLGLAKEAARSNAKVIVQAGVHFMAETSKILSPDKTVLIPDLKAGCSLAEAITGADVRLIKQRYPGLPVVTYVNTTADVKAETDICCTSANAVQVVEWAAKEWGVDKVILIPDEFLARNVAAQTNIGIIAWKGRCIVHERFTGADIAEMRAAYPGAEILAHPECPEDVLSAADFAGSTAAMTDYVMAKKPKQVVLITECSMASNIKGDVPEVNFIGPCNMCPYMKRITLENIRDCLLNMEYEVTVPEEMIAKAALAVQRMIDLPPPAVPARYDMVKAKHHVAVELI is encoded by the coding sequence ATGGCGGATGGAATGTTCGGTCTTTCGGAGCGCACGGCGCGCGAGACCGCCCCGGTCTGGGAGAAGGTCAAGGACCACGTCACCCCGATCGAATGGCCCTCGCAGGCGGAGCTGATCGTCGAGATCAACCGGCTAAAGAAGGAGCGCGACGCCGTCATCCTGGCCCACAACTATATGACGCCCGAGATCTTCCACGGCGTGGGAGACTATGTCGGCGACAGCCTGGGCCTGGCCAAGGAGGCCGCGCGGTCGAACGCCAAGGTGATCGTCCAGGCGGGCGTCCACTTCATGGCCGAGACGTCCAAGATCCTGTCGCCGGACAAGACCGTCCTGATCCCCGACCTGAAGGCCGGCTGTTCGCTGGCCGAGGCGATCACGGGCGCGGACGTGCGGCTGATCAAGCAGCGCTATCCGGGCCTGCCGGTGGTCACCTATGTGAACACGACCGCCGATGTGAAGGCCGAGACCGACATCTGCTGCACCTCGGCCAATGCCGTTCAGGTGGTGGAATGGGCCGCGAAGGAGTGGGGTGTCGACAAGGTCATCCTGATCCCCGACGAGTTCCTGGCGCGCAACGTCGCGGCCCAGACCAACATCGGCATCATCGCCTGGAAGGGCCGCTGCATCGTGCATGAGCGCTTCACCGGCGCCGACATCGCCGAGATGCGGGCCGCCTATCCGGGCGCGGAGATTCTGGCCCACCCGGAATGCCCCGAAGACGTCCTGTCGGCCGCCGACTTCGCCGGTTCGACGGCGGCGATGACCGACTATGTCATGGCGAAAAAACCGAAGCAGGTGGTGCTGATCACCGAATGTTCGATGGCGTCCAACATCAAGGGCGACGTGCCCGAGGTGAACTTCATCGGGCCGTGCAACATGTGCCCCTATATGAAGCGGATCACGCTGGAGAATATCCGCGACTGCCTGCTGAACATGGAATACGAGGTCACCGTCCCCGAGGAGATGATCGCGAAGGCGGCCCTGGCCGTACAGCGGATGATCGACCTGCCGCCGCCCGCCGTCCCGGCCCGCTACGACATGGTCAAGGCCAAGCACCATGTCGCGGTGGAGCTGATCTGA
- a CDS encoding GAF domain-containing sensor histidine kinase, whose protein sequence is MTFSDPTAETASGIDRDLAAVAGIDAIGNILNVVCSLTGMGFAAVARVTDTTWTACAVRDEIGFGLPVGGELPLKTTLCDEIRDSRTPIVFDDAALDPLYRDHHTPATYGLRSYISYPIVRANGEMFGTLCAIDPNPHTVSIPAVTETFKLFAELIAFHLDAAERVAASEAALIDAGEAAVLRDQFIAVLGHDLRNPLAAIQAGTTLLKATPLNDRAKLVVSQMDASALRMERLISDVLDFARGRLGGGVPLARQAEGRVHEVIEQVVQELRAAWPDRAIVTDIRVDRPVACDPDRVGQLLSNLLANALTHGAADGEVQVHALCEGEFFELSVTNAGDPIPEHALPHLFKPFHRPKKDEPQAGLGLGLYIASQIARGHAGSLDAESTAERTRFRFVMPVWAAVEGDRP, encoded by the coding sequence ATGACTTTTTCCGATCCGACCGCTGAGACGGCTTCCGGCATCGACCGCGATCTCGCGGCGGTGGCGGGCATCGACGCCATCGGAAATATCCTGAACGTCGTCTGCAGCCTGACGGGCATGGGGTTCGCGGCGGTGGCGCGGGTCACGGATACGACCTGGACAGCCTGTGCGGTGCGTGACGAAATCGGGTTCGGCCTGCCGGTCGGCGGAGAACTGCCGCTGAAGACCACGCTGTGCGACGAAATCCGCGACAGCCGGACTCCTATCGTCTTCGATGACGCCGCGCTCGACCCGCTGTACCGGGACCATCACACCCCGGCGACCTATGGGCTGAGGAGCTACATCTCCTATCCGATCGTCCGGGCCAACGGCGAGATGTTCGGCACTTTGTGCGCCATCGATCCGAACCCGCACACTGTCTCGATCCCGGCGGTCACCGAGACGTTCAAACTGTTCGCGGAGCTGATTGCCTTCCATCTCGACGCGGCCGAGCGGGTCGCTGCGTCCGAGGCGGCCCTGATCGACGCGGGCGAAGCTGCGGTGCTGCGCGACCAGTTCATCGCCGTCCTCGGTCATGACCTGCGCAATCCGCTGGCGGCGATCCAGGCCGGGACGACCCTGCTGAAGGCCACGCCTCTGAACGATCGGGCGAAACTGGTCGTCAGCCAGATGGACGCCAGCGCCCTGCGGATGGAGCGGCTGATCTCCGACGTGCTTGACTTCGCGCGCGGGCGGCTGGGCGGCGGCGTGCCGCTGGCGCGCCAGGCCGAGGGGCGGGTGCATGAGGTCATCGAACAGGTAGTGCAGGAATTGCGCGCCGCCTGGCCTGACCGGGCCATCGTGACCGATATCCGGGTCGACCGGCCGGTCGCCTGTGACCCCGACCGGGTGGGCCAGCTGCTCTCCAACCTGCTGGCCAACGCCCTCACGCACGGCGCCGCCGATGGCGAAGTGCAGGTCCATGCCCTGTGCGAGGGCGAGTTCTTCGAACTGTCGGTAACCAATGCCGGCGACCCGATCCCCGAACACGCCCTGCCGCATCTGTTCAAGCCGTTCCATCGGCCGAAGAAGGATGAGCCGCAGGCCGGCCTGGGTCTGGGGCTCTACATCGCCTCGCAGATCGCCAGGGGCCATGCGGGATCGCTCGATGCGGAATCGACGGCGGAACGGACGAGGTTCCGCTTCGTCATGCCGGTTTGGGCGGCGGTCGAGGGCGACCGGCCCTAG
- the ilvA gene encoding threonine ammonia-lyase, biosynthetic, which yields MQDTIRRILTARVYDVAEETALDGMARLSRRLDRPVFLKREDLQPVFSFKIRGAYNRIANLSEAELSRGVICASAGNHAQGVALAAATRGAKATIVMPVTTPGIKVAAVRARGGEVVLHGDGFDDAYAHAREIEAETGATFVHPFDDPDVIAGQGTVGLEILRQHPDTIDAVFVPIGGGGLAAGVAAIVRFLRPETKIIGVEPVDAPTMKASIDAGHVVTLDQVGLFADGVAVRRAGDLTFELCKDLLDDIVLVDTDAICAAVKDIFDDVRAVAEPAGALALAGLKVWAAANPGSGALVAINSGANLNFDRLRHVAERAEIGEGAEALLAVALPDDRDAYRRFLGSLDGRSVTEFNYRWSNTGAAHFFVGVGLKDGAAEKDALIAQLRADGWSVEDMSENETAKLHVRYMVGGRATGLGDERILRFHFPERPGAFLRFLNSLQPAWALTLFHYRNHGDDVGRVLAGVSVQPGEREALVAALDGLGYPYVDETDNPASRLFLDGV from the coding sequence GTGCAAGACACCATCCGCCGCATCCTGACCGCCCGGGTCTATGACGTGGCCGAAGAAACCGCTCTGGACGGCATGGCCCGGCTGTCGCGCCGCCTTGACCGCCCGGTCTTCCTCAAGCGCGAGGACCTGCAGCCTGTCTTCTCGTTCAAGATCCGGGGCGCCTACAACCGTATCGCCAATCTGTCGGAGGCCGAGTTGTCGCGCGGCGTCATCTGCGCCTCGGCCGGCAATCACGCGCAAGGCGTGGCGCTTGCCGCCGCGACGCGGGGCGCCAAGGCCACCATCGTCATGCCGGTGACCACCCCGGGCATCAAGGTCGCGGCCGTGCGCGCGCGCGGCGGCGAGGTCGTCCTGCACGGTGACGGCTTCGACGACGCCTATGCCCATGCCCGCGAAATCGAGGCCGAAACCGGCGCCACCTTCGTTCACCCCTTCGACGACCCCGACGTCATCGCCGGTCAAGGCACGGTCGGGCTGGAGATCCTGCGCCAGCATCCCGACACGATCGACGCGGTCTTCGTCCCCATCGGCGGCGGCGGTCTGGCGGCGGGGGTCGCGGCCATCGTCCGCTTCCTGCGGCCGGAAACGAAGATCATCGGCGTCGAGCCCGTCGACGCCCCGACGATGAAGGCCTCCATCGACGCGGGTCATGTCGTGACCCTGGATCAGGTCGGGCTGTTCGCCGACGGGGTGGCGGTGCGCCGCGCCGGCGACCTGACCTTCGAACTCTGCAAGGACCTGCTGGACGACATCGTGCTCGTGGACACCGACGCCATCTGTGCGGCGGTGAAGGACATCTTCGACGATGTCCGCGCCGTCGCCGAACCGGCGGGCGCCCTGGCGCTCGCGGGCCTCAAGGTCTGGGCCGCCGCCAACCCCGGTTCAGGAGCGCTGGTCGCGATCAACTCCGGCGCCAACCTCAATTTCGACCGGCTGCGCCACGTCGCCGAGCGCGCCGAGATCGGCGAGGGCGCCGAAGCGCTGCTGGCCGTCGCCCTGCCCGACGACCGCGACGCCTATCGCCGCTTCCTCGGCTCGCTCGACGGCCGCTCGGTGACCGAGTTCAACTACCGCTGGTCCAACACCGGCGCGGCCCACTTCTTCGTCGGCGTGGGTCTGAAAGACGGCGCGGCCGAGAAGGACGCCCTGATCGCACAGCTCCGCGCCGACGGCTGGTCGGTCGAGGACATGAGCGAGAACGAGACGGCCAAACTGCACGTCCGCTACATGGTCGGCGGTCGCGCCACAGGTCTGGGCGACGAACGCATCCTGCGCTTCCACTTCCCCGAACGCCCTGGCGCCTTCCTGCGCTTCCTCAACAGCCTGCAGCCTGCCTGGGCCCTGACCTTGTTCCACTACCGCAACCACGGCGACGATGTCGGTCGGGTGCTGGCGGGCGTTTCGGTCCAGCCGGGCGAACGCGAGGCCTTGGTCGCGGCGCTCGACGGATTGGGCTATCCCTACGTCGACGAGACCGACAACCCGGCCAGCCGCCTGTTCCTCGACGGAGTGTGA
- a CDS encoding LamG domain-containing protein: MRSDATRRDLIFAAAAAPLLAATSACATPLSAGTREAAAGQVWTFDRLADIGGHATHVEGAPVLTDSPWGQAVQFDGVDDALFIDNHPLAGAEHFTFEALFRPDGGAFEQRWFHLAVDEPTPADGSAPIGTRFLFEIRVVETEWYLDAFTKGEGYNLTLIDPAKRFPVGQWFHVAQTWDGTTYRSFVNGVVQAEGPLAFKPQGPGKASVGCRFNRRNYFNGAVREARFHAEALTPDRFSNPFRTTGG; this comes from the coding sequence ATGCGCAGCGACGCTACCCGCCGCGACCTGATTTTCGCGGCCGCCGCCGCGCCCCTGCTCGCCGCCACATCGGCCTGCGCGACACCGCTGTCGGCGGGGACTCGTGAGGCCGCGGCGGGTCAGGTCTGGACCTTCGACAGACTCGCCGACATCGGCGGCCATGCGACCCATGTGGAGGGCGCGCCCGTCCTGACCGACAGCCCGTGGGGGCAGGCCGTGCAGTTCGACGGTGTCGACGACGCCCTGTTCATCGACAACCACCCACTGGCAGGCGCGGAACACTTCACCTTCGAGGCATTGTTCCGTCCCGACGGCGGCGCCTTCGAACAGCGCTGGTTCCACCTGGCCGTCGACGAGCCGACCCCGGCCGACGGCTCGGCCCCGATCGGGACCCGGTTCCTGTTCGAAATCCGGGTGGTCGAGACCGAATGGTATCTGGACGCCTTCACCAAGGGCGAGGGCTATAACCTGACCCTGATCGACCCCGCCAAACGCTTCCCCGTCGGCCAGTGGTTCCACGTCGCCCAGACCTGGGACGGGACGACCTATCGCAGCTTCGTCAACGGCGTGGTCCAGGCCGAGGGCCCGCTGGCCTTCAAGCCGCAGGGGCCGGGCAAGGCCTCGGTCGGCTGCCGCTTCAACAGGCGCAACTACTTCAACGGCGCGGTCCGCGAAGCCCGCTTCCACGCCGAGGCCCTGACGCCCGACCGGTTCAGCAATCCGTTCCGTACCACCGGAGGCTAG
- a CDS encoding bifunctional transcriptional activator/DNA repair enzyme AdaA, which translates to METRHTELDQDACYRAAATRDARFDGRFFGGVTSTGIYCRPVCPARTPKRENMIFYPTAAAAEEAGFRACLRCRPETAPDMGAWRGTSNTVSRALTLIEAGALDEGDVDTLAGRLGVGERQLRRLFRQHLGAAPVSVAQTRRVLLAKALIHETDLTMAEVALASGFGSVRRFNETFQSLYGRPPSALRRRKERPGEGGVRLTLSWRPPYDWDAMLAALQARGDTVEDRIWSRLLDPDLDGAEGRVSVTPEKPGRVEVRVEASDLRALPGILARVRRVFDLSADPEAIARDLSADTALQPLVAARPGLRLPGDWVDAGAEPPNDRLPPDFFGNFDARLIGRADQWRPWRAYGALHLQTAGIGAADIMERDDGRQAA; encoded by the coding sequence ATGGAAACGCGCCACACAGAACTGGATCAGGACGCCTGCTACCGCGCCGCGGCAACGCGGGACGCGCGGTTCGACGGGCGCTTCTTCGGCGGAGTGACCTCGACGGGGATCTACTGCCGGCCGGTCTGTCCGGCGCGCACGCCGAAGCGTGAGAACATGATCTTCTACCCCACAGCGGCGGCGGCCGAGGAGGCGGGCTTTCGCGCCTGCCTGCGTTGTCGCCCGGAGACGGCGCCCGACATGGGGGCCTGGCGCGGGACCTCGAACACCGTCAGCCGCGCGCTGACCCTGATCGAGGCGGGGGCCCTGGATGAGGGCGATGTCGATACGCTCGCCGGACGGCTGGGCGTCGGCGAGCGGCAACTGCGGCGGCTGTTCCGCCAGCATCTGGGCGCGGCCCCGGTCAGCGTGGCCCAGACCCGGCGAGTGCTGCTGGCCAAGGCCCTGATCCACGAGACCGACCTGACCATGGCCGAGGTAGCGCTTGCGTCCGGCTTCGGCAGCGTGCGGCGCTTCAACGAGACCTTTCAGTCCCTGTACGGGCGCCCGCCCTCGGCCCTGAGGCGACGGAAGGAGCGGCCGGGAGAGGGCGGGGTCCGGCTGACCCTGTCCTGGCGCCCGCCCTATGACTGGGACGCGATGCTGGCGGCGCTGCAGGCGCGCGGCGATACGGTGGAGGATCGGATCTGGTCGCGGCTGCTTGATCCCGACCTCGACGGCGCCGAAGGGCGGGTGTCGGTGACCCCTGAAAAGCCGGGCCGGGTCGAGGTGCGGGTCGAGGCCTCGGACCTGAGGGCCTTGCCGGGTATTCTGGCCCGGGTGCGGCGGGTCTTCGACCTGTCGGCCGATCCGGAGGCGATCGCCCGGGACCTGTCGGCGGATACGGCGTTGCAGCCGCTGGTCGCGGCGCGACCGGGGCTGAGGCTGCCGGGCGACTGGGTGGATGCGGGTGCGGAGCCGCCCAACGACCGGCTTCCGCCCGACTTTTTTGGAAATTTCGACGCGCGGCTGATCGGCCGGGCGGACCAATGGCGGCCCTGGCGTGCCTATGGCGCGCTCCACTTGCAAACGGCGGGGATCGGGGCGGCCGATATCATGGAGAGAGACGATGGCAGGCAAGCGGCCTGA
- a CDS encoding methylated-DNA--[protein]-cysteine S-methyltransferase yields the protein MAGKRPEPLALTLDRIDTPVGTVLLIVDPQGSVRALDFAGYEDRMHRLLRRHYGDAPLTDGRAPDGVRDAVAAYFAGNHKALDGLTVKTAGTDFQRSVWAVLRDIPAGETRTYGQLARAIGKPNAVRAAGLANGQNPVAVIVPCHRVIGANGTLTGYAGGLERKKWLLDHERALRKQPF from the coding sequence ATGGCAGGCAAGCGGCCTGAACCCCTGGCGCTGACGCTGGACCGGATCGATACCCCCGTCGGGACGGTCCTGCTGATCGTCGATCCCCAGGGCAGCGTAAGGGCGCTGGATTTCGCCGGCTATGAGGACCGGATGCACCGGCTGCTGCGGCGGCACTACGGCGATGCTCCGTTGACGGACGGTCGTGCGCCGGACGGAGTGCGCGATGCGGTCGCGGCCTATTTCGCTGGAAACCACAAGGCTCTGGACGGGCTGACGGTGAAGACGGCGGGCACCGATTTCCAGCGCTCGGTCTGGGCGGTGCTGCGCGACATTCCGGCCGGCGAGACCCGCACCTACGGCCAGCTGGCGAGGGCGATCGGCAAGCCGAATGCGGTCCGGGCGGCCGGGTTGGCGAATGGACAGAACCCGGTCGCCGTCATCGTGCCCTGCCACCGGGTGATCGGGGCGAACGGGACCCTCACCGGCTATGCCGGCGGGCTGGAGCGCAAGAAGTGGCTGCTCGACCACGAGCGGGCTTTACGCAAACAGCCGTTTTAA
- a CDS encoding L-aspartate oxidase, whose protein sequence is MTTRLTHDGPLIIGGGLAGLSAALEAAPAKVLVVSPAPLLQSASSAWAQGGVAAALSATDAPALHLKDTEAAGAGLVDHHAAEVLTDDGRATVEWLASLGAPFDREADGGFSVSREAAHSMARVARVGGDGAGRAILSALVASVRAAAHVTVWEDGRLRGLLQDATGRVVGALIERHDTDLVEVVASVVVLATGGAGGLYGATTTPAALLGESLALAYKAGAEVLDPEFMQFHPTAIDVGLDPMPLATEALRGEGARLIDKDGVFILGPADDADLAPRDVVARAVHRARAEGRGAFLDATRAIGDHFPKEFPAVFASCMAAGVDPRVTPIPVAPAAHYYMGGITADPDGRTTLPGLFAVGECAATGVHGANRLASNSLLEAAAFGRRTGRSAATEAAAGGEPVTAAGPVAHMSPEALLELRQGLSRDAGVIRDATGLTRLLALIGRLEDEQGEALPLVTARLIAEAALARHESRGGHFRSDYPLTKHKAEHTRVRLTAAGVVTLAAE, encoded by the coding sequence ATGACCACGCGTCTCACCCACGACGGCCCGCTGATCATCGGCGGCGGCCTCGCCGGCCTCTCGGCCGCTCTGGAGGCGGCGCCGGCGAAGGTGCTGGTCGTCAGTCCCGCGCCCCTGCTGCAGTCGGCGTCGAGCGCCTGGGCGCAGGGCGGGGTCGCGGCGGCCCTGTCGGCGACGGACGCCCCGGCCCTCCACCTCAAGGACACCGAGGCGGCGGGCGCCGGGCTTGTCGATCACCATGCAGCCGAGGTCCTGACCGACGACGGTCGGGCGACGGTGGAGTGGCTGGCGTCGCTGGGCGCGCCCTTCGACCGCGAGGCCGACGGCGGCTTCTCCGTGTCGCGTGAGGCGGCGCATTCGATGGCGCGTGTCGCCCGGGTCGGCGGCGACGGCGCGGGCAGGGCGATCCTGTCGGCGCTGGTGGCGTCGGTGCGTGCGGCGGCGCATGTGACGGTCTGGGAAGACGGACGTCTGCGCGGCCTGCTGCAGGATGCGACCGGCCGGGTGGTCGGCGCCCTGATTGAACGCCATGACACCGACTTGGTGGAAGTGGTGGCGTCCGTCGTGGTGCTGGCGACCGGCGGGGCAGGCGGCCTCTACGGCGCGACCACGACGCCCGCAGCCCTGCTCGGCGAAAGTCTGGCGCTGGCGTACAAGGCCGGCGCCGAGGTGCTGGACCCCGAATTCATGCAGTTCCACCCGACGGCCATCGACGTCGGCCTCGACCCCATGCCCCTGGCCACCGAGGCCCTGCGCGGCGAGGGCGCGCGGCTTATCGACAAGGACGGCGTGTTCATTCTGGGCCCCGCCGATGACGCAGACCTGGCCCCGCGCGACGTGGTGGCGCGGGCGGTGCACCGGGCGCGGGCCGAGGGGCGCGGCGCTTTCCTCGACGCGACCAGGGCCATCGGCGACCATTTTCCGAAAGAGTTTCCGGCGGTCTTCGCCTCCTGCATGGCGGCGGGTGTCGACCCGCGCGTCACCCCCATCCCGGTAGCCCCGGCGGCTCACTACTATATGGGCGGGATCACCGCTGACCCGGACGGTCGCACGACCCTGCCGGGCCTGTTCGCGGTCGGGGAGTGCGCGGCGACGGGGGTGCACGGCGCCAATCGTCTGGCCTCCAACTCCCTGCTGGAAGCGGCTGCCTTCGGGCGTCGCACCGGGCGGTCGGCGGCGACGGAAGCGGCGGCGGGCGGCGAGCCTGTGACGGCCGCGGGGCCGGTCGCCCATATGTCGCCCGAGGCCCTGCTTGAGCTGCGTCAGGGGCTGAGCCGCGATGCGGGCGTGATCCGCGATGCAACGGGCCTGACCCGTCTGCTGGCCCTGATCGGTCGGCTGGAAGACGAACAGGGCGAGGCTCTGCCTCTGGTCACCGCGCGGCTGATCGCCGAGGCGGCCCTGGCGCGGCATGAGAGCCGGGGCGGGCATTTCCGTTCGGACTATCCGCTGACGAAGCACAAGGCCGAACATACCCGCGTAAGACTGACCGCTGCGGGCGTCGTCACCCTCGCTGCGGAATAG
- a CDS encoding O-acetyl-ADP-ribose deacetylase yields the protein MSGEARQTTAMQVIAADITTLRVDAIVNAANSSLQGGGGVDGAIHRKAGPELAAAGRSLGGCEPGQACITEGYRLPARYVIHTVGPVWHGGQASEPALLASCYRESLQLALDNGLRTVAFPAISTGVFGYPQDEAARVAAKAVFTFVDRHPDAFDEIIFCAFDETRRQVIEAAVEEFRA from the coding sequence ATGTCGGGCGAGGCGCGGCAGACGACCGCGATGCAGGTCATTGCCGCCGACATCACGACCCTGCGCGTGGACGCCATCGTCAACGCCGCCAACTCCAGCCTTCAGGGCGGGGGCGGCGTCGACGGCGCCATTCACCGCAAGGCAGGACCCGAACTGGCGGCGGCGGGGCGAAGCCTCGGCGGTTGCGAACCCGGGCAGGCCTGTATCACCGAGGGCTACCGGTTGCCGGCCCGATACGTGATCCACACGGTGGGGCCTGTGTGGCATGGCGGGCAGGCCAGTGAGCCGGCTCTGCTGGCGAGTTGCTATCGCGAAAGCCTCCAACTCGCGCTCGATAACGGCCTGCGCACCGTCGCCTTTCCCGCGATCTCGACCGGGGTCTTCGGCTACCCCCAAGACGAGGCGGCGCGGGTTGCGGCGAAGGCTGTCTTCACCTTCGTCGACCGCCATCCGGATGCCTTCGACGAGATTATTTTCTGCGCCTTCGATGAGACCCGCAGGCAGGTCATCGAAGCCGCGGTCGAGGAGTTTCGGGCATGA
- the nadC gene encoding carboxylating nicotinate-nucleotide diphosphorylase, with translation MRQLPDIMIDAVVRATLAEDLGRAGDVTAQACIPDGARMRAVVGARKAGVLAGIDCVRLAVLAMDPKASVEVRVRDGETFEAGAVLAEIEGDARALLSAERTALNLLGRLCGVATLTRDYVRAVEGTGARVADTRKTTPGLRALEKHAVVCGGGINHRFGLDDAILIKDNHVAVCGGVEPAVRRAREMAGHLMKIELEVDGLAQLDEALALVDQGVGPDVVMLDNFSLDDLKAAVARTAGRVVLEASGGVNLTTVRAIAETGVNVISVGALTHSAAALDVGLDAI, from the coding sequence ATGCGACAGCTGCCGGACATCATGATCGACGCCGTCGTGCGCGCGACCCTGGCCGAGGATCTGGGCAGGGCGGGCGATGTCACGGCACAGGCCTGTATCCCCGACGGCGCCCGGATGCGGGCCGTGGTGGGGGCCAGAAAGGCGGGGGTTCTGGCGGGCATCGACTGCGTGCGGCTGGCGGTGCTGGCCATGGATCCGAAGGCCTCGGTTGAGGTCCGGGTGCGCGACGGCGAGACCTTCGAGGCGGGCGCCGTCCTGGCTGAGATCGAGGGCGACGCCCGGGCGCTTCTGTCCGCCGAACGGACGGCGCTGAACCTGCTGGGCCGGCTGTGCGGGGTCGCGACCCTGACGCGCGACTATGTCCGGGCGGTCGAGGGGACCGGCGCCCGCGTCGCGGATACGAGGAAGACCACCCCGGGCCTGAGGGCGCTGGAGAAACATGCCGTCGTCTGCGGCGGCGGGATCAATCACCGCTTCGGCCTGGATGACGCCATCCTGATCAAGGACAACCATGTCGCCGTCTGCGGCGGGGTGGAGCCTGCCGTGCGCCGCGCCCGCGAGATGGCCGGTCATCTGATGAAGATCGAGCTGGAGGTCGACGGTCTGGCGCAGCTGGACGAGGCTCTGGCCCTCGTCGATCAGGGTGTCGGGCCGGACGTCGTCATGCTCGACAACTTCAGCCTCGACGATCTGAAAGCGGCCGTCGCGCGGACCGCCGGGCGGGTCGTTCTGGAGGCTTCGGGCGGGGTCAATCTGACGACGGTGCGGGCGATCGCCGAGACCGGCGTCAATGTGATTTCGGTCGGCGCCCTGACCCATTCGGCGGCGGCGCTGGACGTCGGCCTGGACGCGATCTGA
- a CDS encoding HAAS signaling domain-containing protein, giving the protein MTLTERYLKAVAAQLPKASREDIVAELRDVLQTRMEDREEELGRPLTEADEEAVLREFGHPLSVAARYGSGPQHIVGPELYPWWMFGVKVGLMALVCITAIGAIVRVLVGDEEVGRAIGQAFHSVFTGGITIIGLATIAGFIIERQKEKPAFLRDWRVKDLGLFELAGMDADAVSRHVAGTVETPRQGRRRGQMTLSPAARALGSAAAWTVLLLWWVGFLMVSPVRPEDLFPQGVATVGGVDYADIFRRILAMLYWPGVAYAACRIGFDLIRAANPAQVRFTALGDLGFGAAQAWLFYWLWMASPLAPVIHVDNAQAFIDRIRAAFEGGWWSVSTILMACVVFGLLQALFKMSGALWRLITGQLMPYDRRRRDAVAA; this is encoded by the coding sequence ATGACCCTGACGGAACGCTATCTGAAGGCCGTGGCGGCGCAGCTGCCCAAGGCTTCGCGAGAAGACATCGTCGCCGAGCTGCGCGACGTGCTCCAGACCCGGATGGAGGACCGCGAGGAAGAGCTCGGCCGGCCCCTGACCGAGGCTGACGAGGAGGCGGTGCTGCGCGAGTTCGGCCATCCTCTGAGCGTCGCCGCACGCTACGGGTCCGGTCCCCAGCATATCGTCGGACCCGAGCTCTATCCCTGGTGGATGTTCGGGGTGAAGGTCGGGCTGATGGCCCTGGTCTGCATCACCGCCATCGGAGCCATTGTGCGCGTTCTGGTCGGCGACGAGGAGGTGGGCAGGGCGATCGGTCAGGCCTTCCACAGCGTCTTCACCGGCGGGATCACCATCATCGGTCTGGCCACGATCGCGGGCTTCATCATCGAGCGCCAGAAGGAGAAGCCGGCCTTCCTGCGCGACTGGCGGGTCAAGGATCTGGGCCTGTTCGAACTGGCGGGCATGGATGCTGATGCGGTGTCGCGGCATGTGGCCGGGACCGTCGAGACGCCTCGGCAGGGCAGGCGGCGCGGTCAGATGACCCTGTCGCCGGCCGCACGGGCCCTGGGCAGCGCCGCGGCCTGGACCGTGTTGCTGCTCTGGTGGGTCGGCTTCCTGATGGTCTCGCCGGTGCGGCCCGAGGACCTGTTCCCCCAGGGCGTGGCGACCGTCGGCGGCGTCGACTATGCCGACATCTTCCGCCGTATCCTGGCGATGCTCTACTGGCCCGGCGTCGCCTATGCCGCCTGCCGGATCGGCTTTGACCTGATCCGGGCGGCCAACCCCGCTCAGGTGCGGTTCACCGCTCTGGGCGATCTGGGGTTCGGCGCGGCGCAGGCCTGGCTGTTCTACTGGCTGTGGATGGCCTCGCCCCTCGCGCCCGTGATCCACGTCGACAACGCCCAGGCCTTCATCGACCGGATCCGTGCGGCCTTCGAAGGGGGCTGGTGGAGCGTTTCGACCATCCTGATGGCCTGTGTGGTCTTCGGTCTGCTGCAGGCCCTGTTCAAGATGTCCGGCGCCCTTTGGCGGCTGATCACCGGCCAGCTTATGCCCTACGACCGCCGCCGCCGGGACGCGGTCGCCGCCTAG